A window of Thermotoga sp. Mc24 genomic DNA:
ACGGTGATCCTCAGGGTGAAAGATCTCAAAAAGTTCTACGGGGCAAAAGCGGCCGTGGATGGCATCGGTTTCGAAGTGGAGAAAGGAGAGATCTTCGCCATACTCGGTCCAAACGGTGCCGGTAAAACAACCACTCTGAAATGCATCACAGGTTTGAGAAAGAAAGACTCTGGAGAGATCGAACTGAACGGCACGTTCACCTATCTTCCAGAGGAGAAGAAGCTCTACCCGCATCTCAGAGTGAAAGAGATCGTCGATCTCTTCGAGAAGATAGGAAAGAATTTCAACGAGAAAAACTGCCTCGAAATTCTCGAAAGGTACAGAATAGATCTGAACGAGAAGGTAACCAATCTCTCGCACGGCATGAGAACGATTCTCTACCTTTCACTCGTTCTTTCCGAGAACGTGGATCTCTACATACTGGACGAACCCACCTGGGGGCTTGATCCCATCGTGCGAAACGAGATACTCGATCACATAAGGTCCCTCACCTTCGAAGGTAAATCCGTTCTGTACACCAGCCACGTGCTCGCGGAGGTGGAAAAGATCGCAGACAGGGTCGCCATCATGAAGGAAGGAAAGATCATTTTGACGGGAAACCTCGACGATATAAAGTCCTCTTATGGCCTTGTGGTTTCCAAAAAAGACCTGAACGGCTATCTTCTGAAAACTCTCAAAAGTGGGGAAAAGGTTTATCTTGTGGAAAAAGAAGAAATTCCTGAAGGTGTGGAGATCGAAGACGCAACTTTCGAAGACATATTCGAAGCAATCGTGAGGGGTGAGAGAAATGATCGCTAAGGAGTTCAAAGACATGAAGGTGAGGTTCTTTGTGATGTTCTTCCTTCTTTTTGGAACATTCGTGCTCCTGGTGGTGATGAAAGATTACACACCAACCCTTGCCGAGATGCTGAAAAACGTTCCCGAAGGATTTCTTGAAAAACTCGGGGTCACTGAAGATTTCATAAATAAGCTTTCGGAGTGGAACTTTTACATCATCACACAGTGGTATGGAAAGAATCTTGGGCAGTTCGTACCGATATTCGCGATCATAATGGCGTTTCCTGTTTTTGCAAGGGAAATAGAAAACGAAACGATAGAGCTTCTGCTTGTGAGGATGTCCAGAAGAAAGCTCTTCAACGTGAAGTTCTTCACCTCCCTTGTCTTCACTTTTTTAGCACTTACTGTGCTCGCACTCGTTCCAATACCTGTGAGCTGGATCATTGGAGAAAAGCTCGATACAGGACTGGTGTTCAAGTACCTTCTTGTGGAAATGATAACAACCTACCTGTGGTTTTCCATCACGGTATTCTTCTCTGTGATCTCTTCAGATCAGGTGAAGCCTCTTATCGCTTCGATCGCTCTTCTTGCTGGGACAACCGTTTTGGGTGGGTTCGTGAGAGTACTCTCTGCTCTGAACACCTACTCCTACGTTCTGAAAGGTGAATTCACTCTCTGGCCGTCGCTGATCTACACCTTAAGCGGAGTGGTTTTCACTTATCTTTCCCGGAGGAGTTTCAAAACAAGAGACTTCTGAGGAGGTGTGAAGAATGATAATCACCACCACGGAACAGGTACCGGGATACAGGGTGAAGGAGATCCTCGGTGTGGTCTGCGGAAACGTGGTGATGTCGAAGCACCTGGGAAGAGACATAGCCGCTGCTCTCAAAACCCTCGCGGGTGGTGAGATCAAAGGTTACACGGAGATGCTCACGGAGGCGAGAAACATAGCACTGGAGAGAATGATAAAAGAGGCTGAAAAACTCGGGGCTGACGCGGTGATATGTTTCAGATTTTCTTCATCCACGATCATGAGCGGAGCTGCGGAGATTCTCGCCTACGGAACCGCGGTGAAACTGGAGAAAATCTAAAGGGGCGGAAACGCCCCTTGATCACACTTCCTCTTCCTCTTCGAATTCTTCCAGATCAATGTCTTCCACCATTTCTTCGGTTATTTCTTCCGAACTTTCCACTTCTTCCTCTGTGGTGAGAGGAGCTCCTTCTCTTCCCTCAAGATACGCGTTAGCAATGACAGAAGTGATGAGTTTTATGGACCTGATGGCGTCGTCGTTTCCAGGGATCACGTAGTCGATGGGATCGGGATCACAGTTCGTATCGACAATGGCTACAATGGGAATGCCCAGTTTGTTCGCTTCTGCCACAGCGATCTTTTCTTTTCTCGGGTCAACGATGTAGATGATGTCCGGGATCTTTCTCATCTCTTTGAGACCACCGAGATTCTTTCTGAGCTTTTCGAGAACTCTTCTGATCCTGCTCTGCTCTTTCTTTGGAAGTTCGTCGAGCTTGCCACTCTGCTCCATTTCTTCGAGTTCGATGAGTTTGTCTATCCTCGACCTGATCGTTTTGAAGTTCGTCAAGAGTCCTCCAAGCCATCTGTTGTTCACGTAGAAGGCTCCGCATCTCTCTGCTTCAGCCTTTATGACTCCCTGGGCCTGCTTTTTCGTTCCCACAAAGAGGATCGTCGCACCTTCGCTGGCTTTCTCCCTTACAAAGTAGTAAGCCTCTTCGAGCAGCTGCTGAGTCTTCTGAAGGTCGATGATGTAGATGCCTTTCCTCTCCGTGTAGATGTAGGGAGCCATCTTCGGGTTCCATCTTCTCGTTCTGTGTCCAAAGTGAACTCCCGCTTCCAGAAGCTGTTTCATCGTAACAACCGCCACAAAAAACACCTCCACTCTTTTGGTTTTGATCCTCCGCTCCCTTCACACCCACACCGGCCTTTTCACAGGCACCGAGGTTGGGATCCAGGAGCGTGCGTGATATACACCCTGAGAATTCTACCATCGAAGAAGAGAAATTTCAATTGTTTCTACTTGAAACTCTTGGGTCCACGACAAATTTCACGACATAGAAACTTCCGAATATACCGATCAACCCCGTGAGAGCCATGAGAGCACCGTATCCGGAAAGGTCGGCTATTTTACCTCCAATGAGTGGAGCAACGAAGGAAAAAGGAGCGATCGAGAAGTACAGAGAACCCATGTAGAGCTCTTTTCTCTTTCCAGAGACGAAATCCAGCGTGATCGCCATGTTTCCAACGTTGTTCGTGGTGTTCACAAGACCCATCAGAGCAAAGACCGGGTAAGCTTGCACCGGCGATGTGGAAAGAAACGCCAGTATAACAGCCACAGAATAAAAGATCTTGCTGAGAAGAAGGTTCAGTTTGTGCCCTTTTCTGTCACCGAGAGGGCCAAACAGAAAAGAAGACAACCCCTGGGAAACGAGAACGATCGCCGTGAAAACTGCCGCCGATTGATCTGGAAGTGAGAACTTCTCCAGCAAATACACCGTGATGAAACCGCTGGACGCAAACATGAAGCTCGTTATGATCCTCTCTATCAAAAAGTTCCGGAAGTGTTTGTCCAGAAAGACGTTTTTCATGTTCCTTATGTAGTTCCATATGGGTTCATCGTCAGGGACTGTGTGATCCGGCACTTCCCTTGTGAGGGCCAGAAACACGAAGGACACCATGAAGAAAGCAAACGCCGTAAGAAAGACGTAGCCAAAGTTCACGGGAAACGGATAGCGCGAGAGAAACTCTCTGGCAATGACAGAGCCACCCACTCCCAGTATCGCTCCAAGACCGTTTCCCATGGCAAAGAAGGTGCCTCTTCTTCGTGGGTCTATCACCTTCTCTATCATGCTCATCCAAGGAGGACCCAGAAATCCCATTGAGAATGTGGCGATCCCAACCATCAGAATGGAAAGGTAAAGAGCCAGTCTCGGAGAAGGAACAGCGAGGTAGAAACTGATCAACGCCATGAAAAGATATGGAAGCCTCTCTCCCAGCGTTACCTTGAGAACGAGGTTCAATTTCTTTGGCGATCTCTCCGCGTACTTTGCACCCCATATGGCTGGAATGCCCCAGCCCAGATTCGCGATGGCCGGGATGAGACCCAGCTCCAGATTGGAAGCACCAAGATTTCTGGCAAAAACAGGAAAGAGCGTAAAAATGGATCCAAGGGTCATTCCAAGACTGAAGAACGCGTAATCCAGTGAATTCACGATGAAATTCCACCGGTAGTCCTTCTCCGTCAAACGTTTCATCTTCTTCTCTCCCGGCTCTGAAGTATGCAGCATAAGATATTCTATCCTAATTTTTCGTTTCAGGAGAGTACGAAACTTCTTAACTTTTCGTAAAGTCGATCCCAGTCTCTTTCTCTCTCCACATACTCTCTGTTTCTTCTGCCGAGTTCTGAAAGATCCTCCTCGAAGATCCTCCTCAGCGCCTCTTCGAGATTATCCTCCCTGAAAAAGACAGCACCCTTTGTTTTCTTGAAAGGGAGATTTTCGATATCGACACAGAGAACTGGTTTTCCAGAGGCCATGTAGTCTACCACCTTGTAGGAACTCACGGCGGGGTGATCCATCACGGTTTGAGAGAGAGTGAAGAGGAGAACATCTGCCTTCTGAAGAAGGTAGGGAACACACCTTTTCGGAACAGGATCAAAAAAGAACACGTTCTGCAGATCTTTCGCCGTTTCTTTCACAGAAACAAGATAATCCGCATGAGACGGTCCGACAAAAAAGAACACAAAACGATCTCTCAAGTTTTTGTTCACTTTTGAGAGTGTTTCTATGAACTCTTTTATTCCCTTATGTTCGACGATGGATCCCGCGTAGACGACCTTTATCTTATCAGCGGGCACCTTTGAGAAGACTTCATCCACCACCGGGCACGGTTCTGGATCTTTGAAAACTTTCAGATCAACACCGTTGGGAATGTAGATGAAATTCTTTGGTCGAACCTTCAATCTGTTGAAGTGCTCGGAAAGATCTGGAGCAAGGGAAATGATTCCATCCGCCTTCGGATAATACTTCCTGCACATGTGATCGAAGAGCATTGAAACTGGATGACGGTAACTCAGAGAACCGAGTTTTACAAGATCGTCCGGCCAGACATCCCTGATCTCGATGAAAAATTTTCCGCCTTTTCTTCTCACATAGTACCAGCCAAGGCTCCAGGAAAACGGATGCGGAGAAGACGCTATGATGACGTCGTATCTCTTCTGAATGATCTTCTTCCTTCCGTTTCTGTAATAATCTATCGATGAGAGAAGCCTCGAAAGGGAGTTTCCGGTGTACTCTCTTGTCTCAACGACGATGAAATCCACACCGTCCTTAGAAAAGCTCCATCCGAACGTTTCGCTCCATCTTTTTCCAGTGAGGTGCGAAAAATCCCCGATGTAGATGTCCACTCTGTGACCTTCTCTTACAAATCGCTTCGCAAGTTCGAAATGCCTCGTTTCTGCGCTTCCCACTTCTGGTATGCTCGCGTAGTGATTGAGTATGGCTATGTTCAAGAGGATTCCTCCTTGTAGTAACTCTGATTGTCCAAAAGCTGCTCTTCAGGAACGTCTCTCACCACTCTTGCTGGAATTCCCATGACTATTTTTCTGTCGGGAACATCCCTTGTGACAACAGAACCAGCTGCTACCAAAGCATCTTCACCTACAACAACACCCGGTAGAATAGTTGCGTTCGCTCCTATTCGTGCACCTTTTTTTAGAGTTGGTCCTTTGAAAAATTTCTTTCTCTCTTCTGTTCTTCCAAGGAAGTTGTCGTTTGTGAACGTCACCTCAGGGGCGATGAAACAGTAGTCTTCGATCG
This region includes:
- a CDS encoding ABC transporter permease; translated protein: MIAKEFKDMKVRFFVMFFLLFGTFVLLVVMKDYTPTLAEMLKNVPEGFLEKLGVTEDFINKLSEWNFYIITQWYGKNLGQFVPIFAIIMAFPVFAREIENETIELLLVRMSRRKLFNVKFFTSLVFTFLALTVLALVPIPVSWIIGEKLDTGLVFKYLLVEMITTYLWFSITVFFSVISSDQVKPLIASIALLAGTTVLGGFVRVLSALNTYSYVLKGEFTLWPSLIYTLSGVVFTYLSRRSFKTRDF
- a CDS encoding ABC transporter ATP-binding protein; translation: MILRVKDLKKFYGAKAAVDGIGFEVEKGEIFAILGPNGAGKTTTLKCITGLRKKDSGEIELNGTFTYLPEEKKLYPHLRVKEIVDLFEKIGKNFNEKNCLEILERYRIDLNEKVTNLSHGMRTILYLSLVLSENVDLYILDEPTWGLDPIVRNEILDHIRSLTFEGKSVLYTSHVLAEVEKIADRVAIMKEGKIILTGNLDDIKSSYGLVVSKKDLNGYLLKTLKSGEKVYLVEKEEIPEGVEIEDATFEDIFEAIVRGERNDR
- a CDS encoding MFS transporter; protein product: MKRLTEKDYRWNFIVNSLDYAFFSLGMTLGSIFTLFPVFARNLGASNLELGLIPAIANLGWGIPAIWGAKYAERSPKKLNLVLKVTLGERLPYLFMALISFYLAVPSPRLALYLSILMVGIATFSMGFLGPPWMSMIEKVIDPRRRGTFFAMGNGLGAILGVGGSVIAREFLSRYPFPVNFGYVFLTAFAFFMVSFVFLALTREVPDHTVPDDEPIWNYIRNMKNVFLDKHFRNFLIERIITSFMFASSGFITVYLLEKFSLPDQSAAVFTAIVLVSQGLSSFLFGPLGDRKGHKLNLLLSKIFYSVAVILAFLSTSPVQAYPVFALMGLVNTTNNVGNMAITLDFVSGKRKELYMGSLYFSIAPFSFVAPLIGGKIADLSGYGALMALTGLIGIFGSFYVVKFVVDPRVSSRNN
- a CDS encoding glycosyltransferase family 4 protein, translated to MNIAILNHYASIPEVGSAETRHFELAKRFVREGHRVDIYIGDFSHLTGKRWSETFGWSFSKDGVDFIVVETREYTGNSLSRLLSSIDYYRNGRKKIIQKRYDVIIASSPHPFSWSLGWYYVRRKGGKFFIEIRDVWPDDLVKLGSLSYRHPVSMLFDHMCRKYYPKADGIISLAPDLSEHFNRLKVRPKNFIYIPNGVDLKVFKDPEPCPVVDEVFSKVPADKIKVVYAGSIVEHKGIKEFIETLSKVNKNLRDRFVFFFVGPSHADYLVSVKETAKDLQNVFFFDPVPKRCVPYLLQKADVLLFTLSQTVMDHPAVSSYKVVDYMASGKPVLCVDIENLPFKKTKGAVFFREDNLEEALRRIFEEDLSELGRRNREYVERERDWDRLYEKLRSFVLS
- a CDS encoding YbjQ family protein, giving the protein MIITTTEQVPGYRVKEILGVVCGNVVMSKHLGRDIAAALKTLAGGEIKGYTEMLTEARNIALERMIKEAEKLGADAVICFRFSSSTIMSGAAEILAYGTAVKLEKI
- the rpsB gene encoding 30S ribosomal protein S2; translation: MAVVTMKQLLEAGVHFGHRTRRWNPKMAPYIYTERKGIYIIDLQKTQQLLEEAYYFVREKASEGATILFVGTKKQAQGVIKAEAERCGAFYVNNRWLGGLLTNFKTIRSRIDKLIELEEMEQSGKLDELPKKEQSRIRRVLEKLRKNLGGLKEMRKIPDIIYIVDPRKEKIAVAEANKLGIPIVAIVDTNCDPDPIDYVIPGNDDAIRSIKLITSVIANAYLEGREGAPLTTEEEVESSEEITEEMVEDIDLEEFEEEEEV